Proteins found in one Nitrosopumilus maritimus SCM1 genomic segment:
- a CDS encoding lysylphosphatidylglycerol synthase transmembrane domain-containing protein, which produces MNWRLAAIPATLIPIIIIAIQFDIKPEDVLAIGFFPFVGAVVAMMIKLGLQGVKFAYIARRYLGNFDSVLKLTGVRVGSEFIKFTTPMFIGAEFIVIYYLHKKGVKPSKSTWIAIMDIVTEVFAAGLLSIMAGIIALLNGAYVVAAVVLGTSITVTTLWMVLFFLSSKRTFQVPKVLGKLAQRFGKEKGTKYIEQTNSWMEEVCTMSRENLKTSESKKVFTISFLFSIASWSFYGISFMIIAMGTGYVINAFDSIMAVMGANAIGNLPITIGGSGLAEFGIVAYLNNLNPFDFDASQGGLAWDAVIGWRIATYYVPIVITWLLLVKLALSRISKPQAT; this is translated from the coding sequence ATGAACTGGAGACTTGCAGCTATTCCTGCTACATTAATTCCAATTATCATTATAGCTATTCAATTTGATATCAAACCTGAAGACGTTCTTGCAATCGGTTTCTTTCCATTTGTCGGTGCAGTTGTAGCAATGATGATAAAACTAGGACTTCAAGGAGTAAAGTTTGCCTACATTGCAAGGAGATATCTTGGCAATTTTGATTCTGTTTTGAAATTAACTGGAGTTCGTGTCGGTAGTGAGTTTATCAAATTTACAACTCCGATGTTTATTGGAGCAGAATTCATCGTAATCTATTATTTGCACAAAAAGGGAGTAAAGCCCTCAAAATCAACATGGATTGCAATAATGGATATTGTAACTGAAGTGTTTGCAGCTGGATTGTTATCTATAATGGCAGGAATAATTGCACTGCTAAATGGAGCATATGTTGTTGCCGCAGTAGTTTTGGGAACCAGCATTACTGTCACCACATTGTGGATGGTACTATTCTTCTTGTCTTCTAAACGCACATTCCAAGTTCCTAAAGTTTTGGGAAAACTTGCACAAAGATTTGGAAAAGAGAAAGGTACCAAGTATATAGAACAAACAAACTCTTGGATGGAAGAAGTGTGTACTATGAGTAGAGAAAATCTCAAAACTTCTGAATCAAAAAAGGTCTTTACAATATCATTCTTGTTTTCAATAGCATCTTGGTCATTTTATGGAATTTCATTTATGATCATTGCAATGGGAACTGGATATGTTATCAACGCATTTGATTCTATTATGGCTGTAATGGGGGCAAATGCAATTGGAAATCTTCCAATCACTATTGGTGGTTCTGGCCTTGCTGAATTTGGAATTGTTGCATATCTTAACAATCTAAATCCATTTGACTTTGATGCTTCCCAAGGTGGTTTAGCTTGGGATGCAGTAATAGGCTGGAGAATTGCAACATACTATGTACCAATTGTGATTACTTGGTTGCTTTTAGTAAAACTAGCCTTGAGTAGAATCTCAAAACCTCAAGCCACATAG
- a CDS encoding SDR family NAD(P)-dependent oxidoreductase, whose protein sequence is MDFKNKTVLITGASSGIGKQTAIEFAKLGANIILVARRKEKLDELASELEKFKVTTFVCKCDVSDKTQVKEMSKTVLEKFDSVDVLVNNAGFAIYGSVKDLSVDEIESQMETNYFGMMYCIKNFLPSMLDKKSGHIVNVASVAASFGLPGIASYCASKFAILGFSEGLKHELHGTGVGITVVSPIMVRTDFFDHPSFEKMPKYSPTSLSSKTVAKAILKAANSPRLEIIVPSVVRSAVWLKHTFPYFINPIMGKSFKKQLDAVK, encoded by the coding sequence GTGGATTTCAAAAACAAAACAGTATTGATTACTGGAGCATCATCTGGAATCGGAAAGCAAACTGCAATTGAATTTGCAAAGCTTGGTGCGAACATAATTCTTGTTGCAAGAAGAAAAGAAAAGTTGGATGAGCTTGCAAGCGAATTAGAAAAATTCAAAGTAACAACATTTGTCTGCAAATGTGATGTCTCAGATAAAACGCAAGTAAAAGAAATGTCAAAGACTGTTTTAGAAAAATTTGATTCTGTTGACGTGTTGGTAAATAATGCTGGTTTTGCAATTTATGGTTCTGTTAAAGATCTATCTGTTGATGAAATAGAATCCCAGATGGAAACAAATTATTTTGGAATGATGTATTGTATCAAAAACTTTCTACCTTCCATGTTGGATAAAAAATCTGGTCATATAGTCAATGTTGCATCAGTTGCTGCAAGCTTTGGCCTTCCTGGAATTGCATCATATTGTGCATCAAAATTTGCAATACTAGGATTTTCAGAGGGTCTTAAACATGAACTACATGGTACTGGAGTAGGAATTACTGTTGTTAGTCCAATAATGGTTAGAACAGACTTTTTTGATCATCCTTCATTTGAGAAAATGCCAAAATATTCCCCCACATCACTTAGTTCTAAAACTGTTGCAAAAGCAATTCTAAAGGCTGCAAACTCTCCTAGATTAGAAATTATTGTTCCTTCTGTGGTTAGAAGTGCTGTATGGTTAAAGCATACATTTCCTTATTTCATTAACCCTATCATGGGAAAGTCTTTCAAAAAACAATTAGACGCTGTAAAGTAA
- a CDS encoding glycosyl transferase, whose translation MLKIGEFIYPWGSGHYSRMMRLNEVLGDHIKEDFEVHFSSKDHVYEKLLKKFPDEREKIHEILMPTPIDGKFGPSVSMSLMNLLLPISKNPPLVRQIANYLREERKLYNKEKFDLVINDGDMGSNILAKNRNIPSLFITNQFRPRLYNSRSYLYPSLIFVAKQIQKASKILVADSPPPYTMCEYNLNVIEEAEEKVTYVGHFTNSKKIEKTDSSDLEKLIENDEFGYWMRTGNKSTNDGTGQRYEEVFHKEEMKTEKRIISHARNDPNIDSVIGKDGKRYSISDALEKKIDWIQIDIGFLSEQEKDTVLDLCKYAVVNGSHTVMGEIMGGKTKPIIGIPIYDEHTNNIKWAEEKNLGILATKTKQVIEGISKIRANYERFEESLNEFSKNFVPNGAENSAKIAAQTLEEKR comes from the coding sequence GTGCTCAAAATAGGAGAATTCATCTACCCATGGGGAAGTGGTCACTATTCAAGAATGATGAGGTTAAATGAAGTTCTTGGAGATCACATCAAAGAAGACTTTGAGGTTCATTTCTCCAGCAAAGACCACGTATACGAAAAATTGTTGAAAAAATTTCCAGATGAAAGAGAGAAAATTCATGAAATTTTAATGCCAACTCCTATTGATGGAAAGTTTGGTCCAAGTGTTTCAATGTCATTAATGAATTTGCTATTACCAATTTCAAAGAATCCACCACTAGTAAGACAGATTGCAAATTATCTTCGAGAAGAGAGAAAACTCTACAATAAAGAAAAATTTGATTTGGTAATTAATGATGGAGATATGGGATCAAATATTTTAGCAAAAAACAGAAACATACCAAGCTTATTCATAACAAATCAATTCAGACCGAGATTATACAATTCAAGATCATATCTATATCCATCACTGATATTTGTTGCAAAACAAATTCAAAAAGCATCAAAGATTCTTGTTGCAGACTCTCCACCACCTTATACAATGTGTGAGTACAATCTAAATGTCATAGAAGAAGCTGAAGAAAAGGTGACTTATGTTGGTCACTTTACAAACAGTAAGAAAATTGAAAAGACTGACAGTTCTGATCTTGAAAAACTAATTGAGAATGATGAATTTGGGTATTGGATGAGAACTGGAAACAAATCAACAAATGATGGAACTGGTCAAAGATACGAAGAAGTATTTCATAAAGAGGAAATGAAAACAGAAAAGAGGATAATTTCACATGCAAGAAATGATCCAAATATTGATTCTGTTATTGGCAAAGATGGAAAGAGATATTCCATATCTGATGCATTAGAGAAGAAAATAGATTGGATTCAGATTGATATTGGATTTCTTTCAGAACAGGAAAAGGATACTGTGTTGGATCTATGCAAATATGCTGTAGTGAATGGTTCACATACAGTAATGGGCGAGATTATGGGTGGTAAAACAAAGCCAATCATCGGCATTCCCATCTATGATGAGCACACTAACAACATCAAATGGGCCGAAGAGAAGAATTTGGGAATTCTAGCCACAAAAACAAAGCAGGTAATTGAAGGAATATCAAAGATTAGAGCAAATTATGAGAGATTTGAAGAGAGTTTAAACGAATTTTCAAAGAATTTTGTCCCAAACGGGGCTGAAAATTCAGCAAAGATTGCTGCCCAAACGTTAGAAGAAAAGAGATAA
- a CDS encoding thiamine biosynthesis protein, which yields MNETSYVVVFPTIFSKNKIPQLISNIKKILKIKNQEFKSVKRDGEIILVDANDPVFASSAINMLFGIQEVAIARQKKNDYQEIVSEITSVGGNLLLKGEKFLVKVEGISKGFLVKDVEIAATSSIIEKKSKLGAHPGTEQDYDKLLYTYLTKNNAYICIFSDKGKGGIPYQSQSEKTICAVYDELSAVSCYETIKQGYDTKVIVCYRQKSELMNLAKTLNQIIPRLVQEKIELEFFHLKINPKGVKNYLTYVNSVVEIMLQSSIKRVSLAISPQIFSSDFLDNALKLVFSKKKIPLVPLAGVDTNLFDEAKEIGLERNIKKLENIAAISSDEIPVFVKKEVEKALKTKKVISIQAGPNNVHDILDSLE from the coding sequence ATGAATGAAACATCATATGTTGTAGTTTTTCCGACTATATTTTCAAAAAATAAAATTCCACAGTTAATTTCCAATATCAAAAAGATTCTCAAAATAAAAAATCAAGAATTCAAATCAGTAAAGAGAGACGGAGAGATTATTTTAGTAGATGCAAATGATCCAGTATTTGCATCATCTGCAATCAACATGCTTTTTGGAATTCAAGAGGTTGCAATTGCAAGACAGAAAAAAAATGATTATCAAGAAATTGTTTCTGAAATCACTTCTGTAGGGGGAAATTTACTTCTAAAAGGTGAAAAATTTCTAGTCAAAGTTGAAGGAATATCAAAAGGATTTCTTGTAAAGGACGTAGAGATTGCAGCTACATCAAGTATTATAGAAAAAAAATCAAAGCTTGGTGCACATCCAGGAACAGAACAAGATTACGACAAATTATTGTATACATATCTAACAAAGAATAATGCATACATCTGCATTTTTTCAGATAAAGGAAAAGGCGGTATCCCATATCAATCACAAAGTGAGAAAACAATTTGTGCAGTATATGATGAATTATCTGCAGTTTCTTGTTATGAGACCATAAAGCAAGGATACGATACAAAGGTAATAGTCTGTTATAGACAAAAATCAGAGTTGATGAACCTAGCTAAAACACTAAACCAAATAATTCCAAGACTAGTTCAAGAGAAAATCGAATTAGAGTTCTTTCATCTGAAAATAAATCCAAAAGGTGTCAAAAATTATCTAACATATGTAAATTCAGTTGTAGAAATAATGCTACAGTCTTCAATTAAACGAGTGTCTTTAGCTATATCACCACAAATATTTTCATCAGATTTTCTGGATAACGCACTAAAACTAGTATTTTCAAAAAAGAAGATTCCCCTAGTTCCATTAGCTGGAGTAGACACAAACTTGTTTGATGAAGCAAAAGAGATTGGACTGGAGAGAAATATCAAGAAATTAGAAAATATTGCAGCCATTAGTTCAGATGAAATTCCTGTTTTTGTGAAAAAAGAGGTAGAAAAAGCACTCAAAACAAAAAAAGTGATTTCCATTCAGGCTGGACCAAACAATGTACATGATATTTTGGATTCGCTAGAATAG
- a CDS encoding phosphoadenylyl-sulfate reductase has product MTRFTQEQVDDLNSKIKTAEEALQWVSDNLHPKVAKASSFGAEDAVIMDMMLKINPEFRFFTLDTGRLPQETYDIMDVLRKKYHITIEVLFPDTKEVEDMVKEKGLNLFYESVENRKLCCEIRKVHPMNKMLSTLDGWITGLRREQTKIREDVTMFQLDHGHGGILKINPIIDWTWDQIQEHIKKYDLPYNSLLDKGYPSIGCEPCTRPIKPGEDIRAGRWWWEQGEHKECGLHIERKRVE; this is encoded by the coding sequence GTGACTAGATTTACACAAGAACAAGTAGATGATCTCAACTCAAAGATAAAAACAGCTGAAGAAGCTCTTCAATGGGTATCTGATAATTTACATCCTAAGGTTGCAAAAGCTTCTAGCTTTGGTGCAGAAGATGCCGTCATAATGGATATGATGTTGAAAATTAATCCTGAATTTAGATTCTTTACTTTGGATACAGGACGATTACCTCAAGAGACATATGATATCATGGATGTCTTGAGAAAAAAATACCATATTACAATTGAAGTGTTATTTCCTGATACTAAAGAAGTTGAAGATATGGTAAAAGAAAAAGGACTAAATTTGTTCTATGAAAGTGTAGAGAACAGAAAACTCTGTTGTGAAATACGTAAAGTCCATCCAATGAATAAAATGTTAAGTACACTTGATGGATGGATTACTGGATTAAGAAGAGAGCAGACCAAAATTAGAGAAGATGTTACAATGTTCCAACTTGATCATGGACATGGTGGTATTCTCAAGATCAACCCAATAATTGATTGGACATGGGATCAGATTCAAGAACATATCAAAAAATATGATTTACCATACAACAGCCTCCTTGACAAGGGCTATCCTAGTATTGGATGTGAACCATGTACCAGACCAATAAAGCCTGGAGAAGACATTCGAGCAGGAAGATGGTGGTGGGAACAAGGAGAACACAAAGAGTGTGGCCTTCATATAGAGCGTAAAAGAGTGGAATAG
- the sat gene encoding sulfate adenylyltransferase, with protein sequence MSENDSIKPHGGVLVNRITNVDPSGLFSITISEDLANDVENIADGIFSPLEGFLGQQDFESVISRGRLANDLAWTIPIVLDVDEETANKMKDAVDVLLQNPDGIGIAVLHVEEVYTFDKEKTAKGVYGTNDTAHPGVAYTMSMKDFLVGGKIDFIQRPNDTEIRKNRLTPKQTREAFAQAGWKTICAFQTRNPPHVAHEMLQKTSITTRDGVFVNPVIGKKKSGDFVDEVIVKCYETMIEHYYAENRCKLGTLHTQMKYAGPKEAIHHAIMRQNYGCTHIIIGRDHAGVGKFYDPMAAQEIFSDYPELDIAPVFFPAFFYCRKCLTYTTPKACPHDNDDKEQISGTALREMIQNGQAPSQFILRPEVAQVILDHPKPFVD encoded by the coding sequence ATGTCAGAAAACGATTCAATCAAACCACATGGTGGAGTACTAGTTAACAGAATTACAAATGTTGATCCTAGCGGATTATTCTCAATTACAATTTCTGAAGACTTGGCAAATGATGTTGAAAATATTGCAGATGGTATCTTTAGTCCCCTAGAGGGCTTTTTAGGCCAACAAGACTTTGAGAGTGTTATATCAAGAGGAAGACTTGCAAATGATCTTGCATGGACCATTCCTATCGTATTAGACGTTGATGAAGAAACTGCAAATAAAATGAAAGATGCAGTAGACGTACTATTGCAAAATCCAGATGGAATTGGTATTGCAGTATTACATGTTGAAGAAGTTTATACTTTTGACAAGGAAAAAACAGCTAAAGGAGTCTATGGCACTAATGATACAGCCCATCCAGGTGTAGCATACACAATGTCGATGAAAGATTTCCTAGTTGGTGGAAAAATTGATTTTATTCAAAGACCAAATGATACTGAAATTAGAAAAAATAGACTAACTCCAAAACAAACCAGAGAAGCATTTGCACAAGCTGGATGGAAAACTATTTGTGCATTCCAAACTAGAAACCCTCCACACGTTGCACATGAGATGTTACAAAAGACATCAATTACAACAAGAGATGGAGTATTTGTAAATCCTGTAATTGGAAAGAAAAAATCTGGTGACTTTGTTGATGAAGTAATTGTAAAATGTTATGAAACAATGATCGAGCATTACTATGCAGAAAATAGATGTAAACTAGGAACTCTACATACTCAAATGAAATATGCAGGACCAAAAGAAGCAATTCATCATGCAATCATGAGACAAAACTATGGTTGTACTCATATCATTATTGGCAGAGACCATGCAGGAGTTGGAAAATTCTATGATCCAATGGCAGCACAAGAAATCTTTTCAGATTATCCTGAACTAGATATTGCTCCAGTGTTCTTCCCTGCATTCTTTTATTGTAGAAAATGTCTTACATACACAACTCCAAAGGCATGTCCACATGATAATGATGACAAAGAGCAAATCAGTGGAACTGCATTAAGAGAAATGATTCAAAACGGACAAGCACCTTCTCAATTTATCCTAAGACCTGAAGTTGCACAAGTAATTTTGGATCATCCAAAACCTTTTGTTGATTAG
- a CDS encoding endonuclease III domain-containing protein translates to MEKILSKMMDTMNSVKTPRITALRDLHDAETGPFSILIGTILSARTKDESTTKVVKVLFSKYKNPKQLANAKLKDVEKIIKSIGFYHVKSKRIIEVAKIIDSKYKGKVPEDLDTLVQLPGVGRKTANCVLVYAFEKPAIPVDIHVHRISNRLGLVETKNPEETEQELMKKVDKKFWIDINDTFVMYGQNICKPISPMCDVCKIKRSCKFYKSKNAS, encoded by the coding sequence ATGGAAAAAATTCTAAGTAAAATGATGGATACAATGAACTCGGTAAAGACACCACGAATAACTGCATTACGAGATCTTCACGACGCTGAGACTGGTCCATTTAGTATTTTGATTGGAACCATACTTTCTGCCAGAACAAAAGATGAGAGTACAACAAAAGTAGTCAAGGTCCTATTCTCAAAATACAAAAATCCAAAACAACTTGCAAATGCCAAACTAAAAGATGTTGAAAAAATTATCAAATCAATTGGATTCTATCATGTCAAATCCAAACGAATTATTGAAGTTGCAAAGATTATTGATTCAAAATACAAGGGTAAAGTGCCTGAAGATTTGGATACTTTAGTACAATTGCCAGGAGTAGGACGAAAGACTGCAAACTGTGTGCTAGTTTATGCATTTGAGAAACCTGCAATTCCAGTTGACATTCATGTTCATAGAATTTCAAACAGATTAGGTTTGGTTGAAACGAAAAACCCTGAAGAAACAGAACAAGAATTAATGAAAAAAGTTGACAAGAAATTTTGGATTGACATTAATGACACATTTGTTATGTATGGTCAGAACATTTGCAAACCAATATCACCAATGTGTGATGTATGTAAAATAAAGCGAAGTTGCAAATTTTACAAATCTAAGAACGCTTCTTAG
- a CDS encoding aconitase X gives MELTREEESALKGEQGEIMQMAYRILVATGEATDAEKLVPIEWTHLSGVNYNTIGDAGEEFLSSISKDARVKVKTTLNPMGFDIDNVSNYGLDENFISKQLSIRNSYEIMGVIPSFSCIPYEIFEIPKDGTQVAFAESNAAIHANSYDNLKTNKESAFSALASALTGKSPYSSLRKEDSPNVTIRMKVNDPNELTYGMLGFFAGKVGDISVNISGLGEMDNRQCKAMCGGMGTSGTCAKFIFGEGESDAEKIDFDEKAMQNVYDELNTSEKGDIITLGSPQLGLEEISELAGKLKGRTFEKRCMIFTPRTVKEQANKIGYTNELERAGCEILSDCCTCLTPLINKENVDAVTTNSIKGAFYLKNSNGVGVNLKSLSQIIEDETR, from the coding sequence TTGGAATTAACTAGAGAAGAAGAATCTGCACTAAAAGGTGAACAGGGTGAAATTATGCAAATGGCATACAGAATTCTTGTTGCAACCGGTGAGGCAACAGATGCAGAAAAACTAGTTCCAATTGAATGGACTCATCTATCTGGAGTAAATTATAACACAATAGGCGATGCAGGCGAAGAATTTCTTTCGAGTATTAGCAAAGATGCACGAGTCAAAGTAAAGACCACTCTTAATCCCATGGGATTTGACATTGATAATGTATCAAACTATGGATTAGATGAGAATTTTATATCAAAACAACTCTCTATTAGAAATTCATATGAAATAATGGGTGTTATTCCATCTTTTTCATGTATTCCTTACGAAATTTTTGAGATTCCAAAAGATGGAACTCAAGTTGCATTTGCAGAAAGCAATGCTGCAATTCATGCAAATTCTTATGATAATTTGAAAACAAACAAAGAAAGTGCATTTAGTGCACTAGCTAGTGCATTAACTGGCAAGAGTCCTTACTCTTCACTACGAAAAGAAGATTCACCAAATGTAACAATTAGAATGAAAGTAAACGATCCAAATGAACTGACATATGGAATGTTAGGCTTCTTTGCAGGAAAAGTTGGAGATATTTCTGTAAATATTTCTGGTTTAGGTGAGATGGATAACCGTCAATGCAAGGCAATGTGTGGTGGAATGGGAACGTCTGGAACCTGTGCCAAATTTATCTTTGGAGAAGGTGAGTCTGATGCTGAGAAAATAGATTTTGATGAGAAAGCAATGCAAAATGTTTATGATGAGCTAAACACATCTGAGAAAGGGGATATCATTACACTTGGTAGTCCTCAACTAGGGTTAGAAGAAATTTCAGAACTAGCTGGAAAACTAAAGGGACGAACATTTGAGAAGAGATGTATGATATTTACTCCAAGAACTGTAAAAGAACAAGCAAACAAAATTGGCTATACAAATGAATTAGAACGTGCAGGATGTGAAATTCTTTCTGACTGTTGTACATGTCTTACTCCGTTAATTAACAAAGAAAATGTTGATGCTGTTACAACTAATAGCATCAAGGGTGCATTTTATCTAAAAAACTCTAATGGTGTTGGTGTAAATCTAAAATCATTATCGCAAATTATAGAAGATGAGACACGATGA
- a CDS encoding aconitase X swivel domain-containing protein, with protein MKVLVSGKVEGIVLKSKDAINFLGTVDKKTGIISDKNHDLYDKSIKDTILVFPSGVGSSVGAYTIYSIKSNGTAPLAMICQKADLTVATGCALANIPLVVLPDEEFSSINNGMKLSLDTDASHPLQYQ; from the coding sequence ATGAAGGTTCTAGTTTCAGGAAAAGTTGAAGGTATTGTACTAAAATCAAAAGATGCAATTAATTTTCTAGGAACAGTTGACAAAAAAACTGGAATTATTAGTGACAAAAATCATGATCTATATGACAAATCAATCAAAGATACGATTCTAGTTTTTCCTTCTGGTGTTGGAAGTAGTGTAGGTGCATACACAATTTATTCTATCAAATCAAATGGAACAGCACCACTTGCAATGATCTGTCAAAAAGCAGATCTGACTGTAGCTACTGGATGTGCACTAGCAAACATTCCACTCGTAGTTTTGCCTGATGAAGAATTTTCTTCAATAAATAACGGAATGAAACTATCCCTTGATACTGATGCTAGTCATCCTCTTCAGTATCAATGA